One window from the genome of Canis aureus isolate CA01 chromosome 18, VMU_Caureus_v.1.0, whole genome shotgun sequence encodes:
- the NPVF gene encoding pro-FMRFamide-related neuropeptide VF: MKIISSKRFILLILATSSLLTSNIFCTDELMMSNLHSKENYDKYSEHEGDPKGEKERSLNFEELNDWGPRTVIKMSAPTVNKMPHSAANLPLRFGRTMEEKRSTGAMANLPLRFGRNIKESILRHIPNLPQRFGRTTAKSVAKMLSDLLQQSMHSPSANELLYSMNCQPQEIQNPDQKHPWRLGLKEIDDAELKQEK; encoded by the exons atgaaaattatttcatcaaaacgctttattttattgattttagccacttCAAGCTTGTTAACATCAAACATCTTTTGTACAGATGAATTAATGATGTCTAAtcttcacagcaaagaaaattatgACAAATATTCTGAG CATGAAGGAGACCCTaagggggaaaaggaaagaagtctcAATTTTGAAGAACTAAATGACTGGGGTCCAAGAACTGTCATTAAGATGAGTGCACCCACAGTCAACAAAATGCCACACTCAGCAGCCAACTTGCCATTGAGATTTGGGAGGaccatggaagaaaaaagaagcacTGGGGCAATGGCCAACCTGCCTCTGAGATTTGGAAGAAATATAAAGGAAAGCATCTTAAGACATATTCCTAACCTGCCCCAAAGGTTTGGGAGAACAACAGCCAAAAGTGTCGCCAAGATGCTGAGTGATTTGCTCCAACAATCCATGCATTCACCATCTGCCAATGAGTTACTTTACTCCATGAACTGCCAGCCTCAAGAAATCCAGAATCCTGATCAAAAACACCCATG